A DNA window from Phaeodactylum tricornutum CCAP 1055/1 chromosome 31, whole genome shotgun sequence contains the following coding sequences:
- a CDS encoding predicted protein, with protein sequence MIVALVVVTGLTALWFFLLRPRTGGKHAPPVVTSSPLVPIPVIGHIVEFFRSPHFMMQRCLKDHGKVFTIPIFHKRLTFLIGPEAQEIFFKANDDVLSQSEVYDFTRPVFGNDVVYDASKKNRQVQFQTMANGLRTARLKAYIPKIEQETRAYIKNWGDAGQIDLLKALSELTILTASRCLHGEDVRTHIFKEVQELYHDLDHGLTPLTVFWPTAPSQAHRKRDVARKEMVRLFTKVIEERQLHPERSDGTDILSLFMDIKYKDGSAVTMDQVTGLLIALLFAGQHTSCITSTWTSLFIANDPTLVSRILAEQKTVLGGDLNKPIEYEDLQNMELLHNCMREALRMCPTFIMILRKAERDVKIQSEGKSYVIPQGDMVVVSPTVSMRMKETFADPDTYDPDRFAAPREEHKQPYAYMGFGGGLHSCMGQNFAFLQVKTIISVLLREYELERVEPGMPDIGYDDMVVGPKGDCTVRYRKRVQS encoded by the exons ATGATTGTGGCACTTGTGGTAGTTACGGGCCTGACGGCGTTGTGGTTCTTCTTGCTGCGACCTCGCACCGGCGGGAAGCATGCACCGCCCGTCGTAACGTCTTCCCCCTTGGTGCCCATTCCCGTCATTGGACACATTGTGGAGTTCTTCCGTTCCCCCCATTTCATGATGCAGCGCTGCTTGAAAGATCACGGCAAGGTCTTTACCATTCCC ATCTTCCACAAACGCTTGACCTTCCTCATTGGCCCGGAAGCCCAGGAgatctttttcaaagccaaCGACGATGTTCTCTCGCAGTCCGAAGTCTACGACTTTACCCGTCCCGTCTTTGGAAACGATGTCGTCTACGACGCTTCCAAAAAAAACCGACAAGTGCAGTTCCAAACCATGGCCAACGGACTCCGCACCGCACGCCTCAAGGCCTACATTCCCAAAATTGAACAAGAGACCCGGGCCTACATCAAGAATTGGGGTGACGCGGGACAGATTGATCTACTCAAGGCCCTGTCGGAACTTACCATTCTCACCGCATCACGCTGTCTGCACGGTGAAGACGTCCGAACTCACATCTTCAAAGAAGTCCAGGAGCTATACCATGATTTGGATCACGGTCTGACGCCGCTCACGGTATTTTGGCCAACGGCCCCTTCCCAAGCCCATCGCAAACGGGACGTGGCACGCAAAGAAATGGTGCGACTCTTCACCAAAGTCATTGAAGAGCGACAGCTGCATCCGGAACGGTCGGACGGTACCGATATCCTCTCACTCTTTATGGACATTAAGTACAAAGACGGCTCGGCCGTTACCATGGACCAAGTAACCGGACTGCTGATTGCCCTCTTGTTTGCGGGACAGCATACGTCCTGTATCACGTCAACCTGGACCAGCTTATTCATCGCCAACGACCCAACGTTGGTCTCCCGTATACTGGCCGAGCAAAAGACGGTCCTGGGTGGAGACCTCAACAAACCCATTGAGTACGAAGATTTGCAAAACATGGAGTTATTACACAATTGCATGCGGGAAGCCCTCCGTATGTGCCCCACCTTTATCATGATCCTTCGTAAAGCCGAACGTGATGTTAAAATTCAGTCGGAAGGGAAATCGTACGTGATTCCGCAGGGCGACATGGTCGTGGTTAGTCCCACTGTATCCATGCGAATGAAGGAGACTTTTGCCGACCCCGATACCTACGATCCGGATCGCTTCGCCGCACCCCGGGAAGAACACAAGCAGCCCTACGCATACATGGGCTTTGGAGGGGGACTACATTCCTGTATGGGACAAAACTTTGCCTTTTTACAAGTCAAAACAATTATCTCCGTACTCTTGCGCGAGTACGAACTAGAACGAGTCGAACCAGGCATGCCCGATATCGGCTACGACGATATGGTCGTTGGACCCAAAGGGGATTGCACCGTGCGCTACCGTAAGCGCGTCCAATCGTGA
- a CDS encoding predicted protein, protein DSIRSYIKTMCNHELLNKNEEIILGREVQVLIQYEATREQLEAELLRPPTYQEWATKIQPDMMVPDLKKQIRRSLRAKAALTESNIRLVVSIAKRYQHRGLSFQDLAQEGILGLTRACEKFDPERGFRFSTYASWWIKQSIMRAIADQGRTIRLPVHIHDQINALRKVERELKAELGRDARLEEITEKSTLTAEKIEFLNRVSQQDVSMEQELRTSKSKGSSAGLGGPDGGLTLGDVMGDPEAQPAEEASYQMLKDDISRLICTLNSREQAVIRMRFGLDDGKAKTLEEIGRRFSVTRERIRQIESRALHKLRQPYRNHAVKCYVKDYS, encoded by the coding sequence GACTCGATTCGCTCTTATATAAAAACAATGTGCAACCACGAACTGCTAAACAAGAACGAAGAGATTATTCTCGGACGCGAAGTTCAGGTCCTTATTCAGTACGAAGCGACGCGGGAACAACTCGAGGCTGAACTCTTGCGGCCTCCCACCTATCAGGAGTGGGCGACCAAAATACAACCCGATATGATGGTTCCTGATCTAAAGAAGCAAATTCGTCGCTCGCTTCGCGCCAAGGCTGCCCTGACGGAATCAAATATTCGACTCGTGGTATCCATTGCGAAACGCTACCAACACCGGGGACTGTCCTTTCAGGATCTGGCGCAGGAGGGAATTTTGGGATTGACGCGTGCTTGTGAAAAATTCGACCCGGAACGGGGATTCAGGTTCTCGACCTACGCCTCGTGGTGGATCAAGCAGTCCATTATGCGAGCTATTGCCGATCAGGGGCGAACGATTCGTCTACCCGTGCACATTCACGACCAAATCAACGCTCTGAGGAAAGTGGAACGCGAACTTAAAGCCGAACTGGGACGAGACGCCCGTTTGGAAGAAATCACGGAAAAGTCCACCTTGACGGCGGAGAAGATTGAATTTCTGAACCGTGTGTCACAGCAAGACGTATCCATGGAACAGGAACTCCGGACGTCAAAATCCAAGGGATCCAGTGCCGGGCTCGGTGGCCCTGACGGTGGCTTGACTCTCGGAGACGTCATGGGCGATCCCGAAGCCCAACCTGCCGAAGAAGCCTCCTACCAAATGCTCAAAGACGATATTTCTCGATTAATATGTACATTGAACAGTCGCGAACAAGCCGTCATCCGCATGCGTTTTGGACTAGATGATGGAAAGGCCAAGACATTGGAGGAGATTGGACGCCGCTTTTCCGTGACTCGAGAACGGATACGACAGATCGAATCTCGGGCGTTGCACAAGCTCCGCCAACCATATCGCAACCACGCGGTCAAGTGTTATGTCAAGGATTATTCGTAA
- a CDS encoding predicted protein, which translates to MQRLANKSRMYVALIALCFLACLQWKRLCLAGRSGIFAEVKSLGLPYGEKDSSVPAYHDKACLDKKKILEILLNGGKNISQIDCALLPVWQNIVENYGDGPVVHGLDTCEAYRESISNNSHPMLRVAGLFNSGTNAMAALLELNVEELGGNFQHEVPWGKHLPVRFRKTNKFPPRSKVDYRQVMPVVMVREPFRWMKSMCKRSYGVEWIKPNNFSHCPILIPNAHDKLKPRFRGKKTAETKVGLNQVTNTVPIPVEHYDSLASVWTTFYQDWNDVDFPHLVVRFEDILFHGPRLLEILNDCIGMNATQKPFRHKMTQAKKHGRSSDFATALAQYGPGFQKLRGLTQDDINFARVALNSSLLETFHYPAVPLF; encoded by the coding sequence ATGCAAAGGCTAGCAAATAAAAGTCGCATGTACGTTGCGCTGATTGCCTTGTGTTTCTTAGCGTGCCTACAATGGAAACGGCTGTGTCTCGCAGGTCGGTCCGGGATTTTCGCGGAGGTGAAAAGCCTTGGGCTGCCGTATGGAGAAAAAGATTCCAGCGTTCCGGCTTACCACGACAAGGCGTGCTTGGACAAAAAGAAGATCCTAGAGATTTTGCTTAATGGTGGGAAAAACATATCGCAAATTGATTGTGCGTTACTCCCAGTATGGCAGAATATTGTCGAAAACTACGGAGACGGACCGGTTGTCCACGGCCTCGACACTTGCGAGGCCTACCGAGAGAGCATCTCCAACAATTCTCATCCAATGCTACGTGTGGCTGGACTGTTCAATTCTGGAACTAACGCTATGGCAGCTCTATTAGAGCTCAACGTGGAAGAATTGGGGGGAAACTTTCAACATGAAGTACCGTGGGGGAAGCATCTACCAGTACGGTTTCGCAAGACCAATAAATTTCCGCCAAGATCGAAAGTTGACTACCGACAAGTTATGCCAGTAGTGATGGTGCGGGAACCGTTCCGGTGGATGAAGTCTATGTGCAAAAGGAGTTACGGCGTTGAATGGATAAAGCCAAACAATTTTAGTCACTGCCCGATTTTGATTCCCAATGCTCACGATAAACTGAAGCCCCGCTTTCGAGGAAAGAAAACGGCAGAGACCAAGGTCGGTCTTAACCAAGTGACAAACACGGTCCCCATTCCTGTAGAGCATTACGATTCGCTTGCTAGTGTATGGACAACGTTTTATCAGGATTGGAATGATGTCGACTTTCCGCATCTGGTCGTGCGATTTGAAGATATACTCTTTCATGGTCCTCGATTGCTAGAAATTTTGAACGACTGTATTGGCATGAACGCCACTCAGAAGCCTTTTCGTCATAAGATGACACAAGCCAAGAAACACGGACGGTCCTCTGATTTTGCAACGGCTCTTGCACAATATGGACCCGGCTTTCAGAAACTTCGTGGCCTCACACAGGACGATATAAACTTTGCTAGAGTCGCTTTGAACTCCTCCTTGCTGGAAACCTTCCATTACCCGGCTGTACCTTTGTTCTAA
- a CDS encoding predicted protein produces MISPREVLESMAFGQSPGQESGGEVVSSRLQPKAQPPADPPPLYTEGRNEPVSEHDPLLLPNSYQHGSHPHEHSRQAALPTIQNFQDSDVPADWSYSYGFRGDVSIRPNTGETNSYDYALFGLALHELLEQLRLANMIAASLTIVMLASTWLLKVIMVQWTKAVLSGFLVCFALTLLLVECMNIWKVPSIDKPLRDNFGLIYHPVGKAIYLLGTASFCWALGGIWETILGAVYCTTGGILWVAWIIYPEFRRPYETDDDADVIQYTGPRSASWSYYSTSVSASVGETSDCWNCPTLQHQDTV; encoded by the coding sequence ATGATTTCGCCACGTGAAGTTCTCGAATCCATGGCTTTTGGCCAATCACCCGGTCAAGAGAGCGGGGGAGAGGTTGTTAGTAGTCGACTGCAGCCTAAAGCCCAGCCTCCGGCAGATCCGCCGCCGCTGTATACAGAAGGCAGAAATGAACCGGTATCAGAGCACGACCCGCTGCTTCTACCAAATAGTTACCAGCACGGTAGCCACCCCCATGAACATTCACGACAAGCTGCGTTACCCACAATTCAAAACTTTCAAGACAGTGACGTACCTGCAGATTGGAGCTATTCGTACGGGTTTCGCGGAGACGTGTCAATTCGACCTAATACCGGTGAAACCAATTCTTACGACTACGCTCTTTTTGGCTTGGCGCTTCACGAACTTCTGGAACAGCTGCGATTGGCAAATATGATTGCCGCGTCCCTGACAATCGTCATGCTGGCATCGACTTGGCTTCTTAAAGTAATCATGGTGCAGTGGACCAAGGCTGTGCTGAGCGGGTTTCTCGTTTGTTTTGCGTTGACACTCTTATTGGTGGAATGCATGAACATCTGGAAGGTACCGTCCATCGACAAGCCGTTGCGCGACAATTTTGGATTGATATACCACCCGGTTGGAAAAGCAATTTATCTTCTAGGAACCGCATCATTCTGTTGGGCTCTCGGTGGTATTTGGGAAACGATTCTAGGAGCGGTATACTGTACGACCGGAGGAATTCTGTGGGTTGCTTGGATCATTTATCCCGAATTTCGCAGACCTTACGAAACGGATGATGATGCTGACGTAATACAGTATACTGGCCCACGGTCAGCGTCTTGGTCGTATTACTCTACCAGCGTTTCGGCTTCTGTAGGAGAAACATCGGATTGCTGGAACTGTCCGACGTTACAGCATCAAGACACGGTCTAG
- the PTD15 gene encoding precursor of desaturase omega-3 desaturase (membrane bound, di-iron oxidoreductase, containing three 'histidine box' motifs. Similar to omega-3 desaturases. Probably involved in the biosynthesis of eicosapentaenoic and docasahexaenoic acids.), translating to MKLHIAPPLIISAYVFSVSIFHNTVNAFSLRIPSTHRTVFLPQVTLNAKRWMVATGVETNAAVATPENDEIHPRRDWTHDEPPKLSEVKRMLPQEAFHIDTATSLFYFAVDFIAVASTMGFLNSVVSSDIYLSFPIWGKFLAVAPLQILTGFAMWCMWCIGHDAGHTTVSKDRRFGALINRVVGEVAHSAICLTPFVPWAKSHLKHHMGHNHLTRDYSHQWFIREERESLHPLIQLSHATRNLQLPILYLVYLLFGVPDGGHVVFYGRMWEQSTAKEKADAAVSVIVSLVTAGSLWINMGLANFFVVCMVPWLVLSFWLFMVTYLQHHSDDGLLYTDETWSFERGAFQTVDRDYGTWINRMSHHMMDGHLVHHLFFTRVPHYRLEEATKSLYAVMAARGQSHLIKTIDTPDFTQEIAKQFDKNWFFVNENQIVRK from the coding sequence ATGAAGCTTCATATCGCACCACCTCTTATTATCTCGGCCTACGTGTTTTCTGTATCCATTTTCCACAACACTGTTAATGCCTTTTCGTTGCGCATACCGAGTACCCACAGGACTGTTTTCCTTCCGCAAGTGACGTTGAATGCCAAAAGATGGATGGTAGCAACGGGGGTAGAAACAAACGCTGCTGTGGCAACTCCAGAAAATGACGAAATCCATCCTCGACGGGATTGGACTCACGACGAGCCGCCCAAGTTGAGCGAAGTGAAGCGCATGCTTCCCCAAGAAGCCTTCCACATTGATACAGCAACGTCACTTTTTTATTTTGCGGTGGATTTTATCGCTGTAGCATCCACTATGGGATTTCTGAACTCCGTCGTCTCATCCGATATCTACCTTTCCTTCCCTATCTGGGGCAAGTTCTTGGCTGTAGCCCCTTTACAGATTTTGACCGGTTTTGCGATGTGGTGCATGTGGTGTATCGGCCACGATGCCGGTCACACTACTGTATCCAAAGACCGGCGGTTCGGCGCTCTTATTAATAGGGTAGTTGGCGAAGTGGCGCATTCCGCGATTTGCTTAACGCCTTTCGTTCCCTGGGCCAAGTCTCATCTGAAGCATCACATGGGACACAACCACTTGACGCGTGACTACTCGCATCAATGGTTTATCCGAGAAGAACGAGAGTCGCTACATCCACTTATTCAACTGAGTCATGCGACGcgaaatttacagttaccgaTACTTTACCTCGTTTATCTCTTATTTGGGGTTCCCGATGGAGGACACGTCGTTTTTTACGGACGCATGTGGGAGCAGTCTACCGCGAAGGAAAAGGCCGATGCCGCGGTGTCCGTTATCGTATCCCTTGTCACGGCCGGTTCTCTGTGGATCAATATGGGTTTGGCAAATTTCTTCGTTGTTTGCATGGTCCCGTGGTTGGTCCTGTCATTTTGGCTCTTCATGGTCACCTATCTACAGCACCACTCCGACGATGGTTTACTCTATACGGACGAGACCTGGAGCTTTGAACGGGGCGCCTTTCAAACTGTTGATCGTGATTATGGAACGTGGATCAATCGCATGTCACATCACATGATGGATGGGCATTTGGTCCATCACCTGTTTTTCACTCGGGTTCCGCATTACAGGCTCGAAGAAGCGACGAAATCCTTATATGCAGTCATGGCTGCGCGAGGGCAGTCACACCTGATTAAAACGATTGATACGCCCGACTTTACGCAGGAGATTGCCAAACAATTCGACAAAAACTGGTTCTTTGTCAACGAAAATCAGATTGTACGCAAGTAA
- a CDS encoding predicted protein produces MSSNGTAASAVDANTSPSTMLLHDRIAARVQERNSWSTWRKHSVTAVLKFLTTHGSSLPRLPLQSQLDEDFPVLNMEWPALQSPEPLQVTWLGHASCLIQAQGLNILTGPVFSERCSAVQWAGPKRYRPTPCNIRELLKHVRLDTVLLSHNHYDHLDYNTMQDLANLSEFSLTFVVPLGLKQWFESNVSGIDRHEIYELDWHEPCTIVTNSGKKLEVTPVPMQHWTSRHGWDRDQTLWCGYSLVCEDTTKVLFPGDTGWFEGLWEIGERYGPFDVAMIPIGAYEPRSFMKPQHTDPEEAVLMMEAVRARKGLPIHWGTFQLTSEHYLEPRVKLVEAMEKSTLSTETFAPWLIGETVVCPTH; encoded by the coding sequence ATGTCGTCCAACGGCACCGCTGCTAGTGCCGTCGATGCCAACACGTCACCCAGCACAATGTTGCTTCATGATCGCATCGCGGCCCGTGTTCAAGAGCGTAACTCTTGGTCTACTTGGAGGAAGCACAGCGTAACGGCGGTACTCAAGTTCTTGACCACCCACGGTTCTTCCCTTCCGAGGCTTCCCTTGCAGTCACAGCTCGATGAAGATTTTCCAGTGCTGAACATGGAGTGGCCCGCTTTGCAATCTCCCGAGCCGCTGCAAGTAACATGGCTGGGACATGCCTCATGTCTCATCCAAGCACAGGGTCTCAATATTCTAACGGGTCCAGTCTTTAGCGAGCGCTGCAGTGCGGTGCAATGGGCTGGCCCGAAGCGTTACCGCCCTACTCCGTGCAATATCCGCGAGCTTCTCAAGCATGTCCGACTTGACACTGTTTTACTCAGCCACAATCACTATGACCATTTGGACTACAACACAATGCAAGATTTGGCTAACTTGTCGGAGTTTTCTCTGACCTTCGTCGTACCCTTGGGTTTGAAGCAGTGGTTTGAGTCCAACGTGTCTGGGATCGATCGACACGAGATTTACGAACTGGACTGGCACGAGCCTTGTACAATCGTTACAAATAGCGGTAAGAAGCTTGAGGTGACACCCGTACCCATGCAGCACTGGACATCCCGCCATGGCTGGGATCGGGATCAGACTTTGTGGTGCGGATATAGTTTGGTTTGTGAAGACACCACCAAGGTGCTTTTCCCTGGCGACACGGGTTGGTTTGAAGGTCTATGGGAGATTGGCGAGCGATATGGACCCTTCGATGTGGCCATGATTCCTATCGGAGCTTACGAGCCTCGAAGCTTTATGAAGCCTCAGCACACCGATCCGGAAGAAGCAGTGCTCATGATGGAAGCTGTGCGGGCACGGAAAGGTCTGCCGATTCATTGGGGTACGTTCCAATTGACGAGCGAACACTACTTGGAGCCTCGGGTCAAGCTTGTGGAGGCCATGGAAAAGTCGACGCTATCAACCGAGACTTTTGCACCATGGCTCATTGGAGAAACCGTTGTCTGCCCGACCCATTAG
- a CDS encoding predicted protein encodes MVNYYSESGLALSWAEKQKAVTCLRESSPSKKSPKGSVETSEGVSCHAFSPPLAQADKAIESPACVAETESATEPVNDCFHSKTALEPEDEISVYSFTESEAEEELTWEEWEERNKKEFVQIKRKPKTDMDERPVPQEVLDRMKAFHKDLNEFAAQPWLQQNSTNNFGEAKEVQDMKKKPAKLPQTVPVEKTSIPKRIDSSQSGLICSQSNDEVKLTEATCGEIVVIDGDETFDEPDTLHKVTDNDKLEVTEKQEDKQDTISETTLDVVDLEEEEFSRPPCDDSPSSVAKMFDGEASLEGLSHQDDSDIKKNGERNQMTAVSDGSFSAHEIASRTPIKIKKMAAKADYESAFNMSWNEKQRAILQRREVCKPAVRLIDAKVQGGATFLEATVEDKVDDVNLEGSLSQHDDAARDLWKRSPSASRKTVSNEDHDNAFNLSWKEKEKAIVERRLY; translated from the coding sequence ATGGTGAATTACTACAGCGAAAGCGGCCTTGCCCTGTCTTGGgcggaaaagcaaaaagctGTCACATGCCTTCGAGAATCATCACCGTCAAAGAAATCACCGAAAGGGTCTGTAGAAACATCAGAAGGCGTATCATGTCATGCCTTCTCGCCGCCTTTGGCGCAAGCTGATAAAGCCATCGAGAGCCCGGCATGTGTAGCCGAAACAGAAAGTGCAACGGAGCCCGTCAATGACTGCTTTCATTCCAAAACTGCCCTGGAGCCAGAAGACGAAATATCGGTGTATTCTTTCACAGAGTCGGAAGCGGAGGAAGAGCTTACTTGGGAAGAATGGGAGGAGCGCAATAAGAAGGAATTTGTTCAAATCAAAAGGAAACCAAAAACTGACATGGACGAGCGTCCTGTTCCGCAAGAAGTTCTTGACAGAATGAAGGCTTTCCATAAAGATCTGAATGAATTTGCTGCGCAGCCTTGGCTTCAACAAAACTCAACAAATAATTTTGGTGAGGCCAAAGAAGTACAGGAcatgaaaaagaaaccagCCAAATTGCCACAAACTGTGCCCGTGGAGAAGACATCGATTCCCAAGCGAATTGATTCCTCTCAGTCCGGCTTAATATGTTcccaatccaacgacgagGTAAAGTTGACAGAAGCGACATGTGGTGAAATAGTGGTGATAGATGGCGACGAAACTTTCGACGAGCCCGATACACTACACAAAGTAACCGACAATGACAAATTAGAGGTTACAGAGAAGCAAGAAGACAAGCAGGACACCATCAGTGAGACCACTCTTGATGTAGTGGActtggaggaagaagagttttCGAGGCCACCATGCGACGATTCGCCTTCCAGTGTTGCGAAAATGTTCGATGGTGAAGCGTCATTGGAGGGTCTTTCTCATCAAGATGACAGTGACATAAAGAAGAACGGGGAACGTAATCAAATGACCGCTGTAAGCGACGGCTCGTTTAGTGCTCATGAAATTGCCTCTCGAACTCCAATAAAGATCAAGAAAATGGCAGCTAAAGCAGACTATGAGTCGGCGTTCAACATGTCTTGGAACGAGAAACAGCGTGCTATTCTACAGAGAAGAGAAGTCTGCAAGCCAGCTGTACGGTTGATAGACGCAAAGGTCCAGGGAGGAGCAACTTTCTTGGAGGCAACTGTGGAAGACAAGGTAGATGACGTCAATCTTGAAGGATCACTTTCACAGCATGATGACGCAGCACGTGATCTCTGGAAGCGCTCTCCTTCTGCTAGCAGGAAGACTGTTTCCAATGAGGACCACGACAATGCGTTCAATCTTTCctggaaagagaaggaaaaggctATTGTAGAGCGCCGCTTATATTGA